The Lutra lutra chromosome 16, mLutLut1.2, whole genome shotgun sequence genome segment GTCACCAGGGCGGGCCGCCGCGAGCCGCGAGCTGCCAGCCGGGAGCCGCGAGGAGGCGGGCTTTCCTATTGGCCCCAGACGCAGTGCGCCGATTGAGCGCCGAGAACCAATGAACAGCTCGGACGTGAGGCTAGCCAATGAGAGCGGGGTGGAGGGCGGGACTTGTGCCGAGCTACGGGGGCCGGCTGGGGTCGGGGGCCGCGATGTGTCTGCTGCTGGGGCCCTCGGGCGTCGGGAAGACGCTGTTGGTGAAAAGGCTGCTGACTATCCTTCCGGGGCCGGCGGGCGCGGGGCCGGGCGGCTGGTGCGGGCGTCGGGTGCTCCCGGGGGCGCGGGGATggggcccgggggcggggggcggctgCCGCCCGCCTTCCCCTCCCGGCTCGGGATCCTTGACTGCCCGCACAGCTGAGCTCCGGGGATGGAAAGGGCGACCTGGGCGACCCGCCGCCGACGCGGCCCACGGTAGGCGTCCGCGCGCTAACGCGGCTGTCGCGGAGTGGGGCGTCCTGCCTCCCCGGGCAGGGCTGCGGCGTACGTGGGTGGGCGCATGGCGGGGCCCCGAGCGCCGGCCCCGCGCCCCTGGTCGCACTGCTTTCCCTGCGCGCCCCAGAGGCGACCCGCACGGATGGGGGTCGGAGCTGTGGCCGCAGCCCGCTCTGGGGCTTCGGGCCTGGACCTCTGGAGGGCGCTTCGGCCTTGCTGGCTGGGGGCTGTGCTCCAGGGTCTCGGCTCTCGAGAACGGGCACCGTGGGGTTCGGATCCGCGTGGAGGGCGGCGCGCGCTCCTCCCCAGGAGTTCCCAGTGGGGAAGCGCTTGTGTCCGTCGTGCTCCGGGGTTTTTCCACAGGTGGGCACCGACCTGACGGACATCGTGGTGCCGAGAAGGATCACCGTTCGGGAGCTGGGGGGCTGCATGGGACCCATCTGGCCCAGCTACTACGGAAGTTGCCGTTGTCTCCTGGTAGGTCACGACCCCCAGAACTTGTTCAGCCACGGGCCGGTGCTGGACCGCACTCCCCACCCGCTGGAGTTTGGGTTCCCGGCAGTTGTGCTGGTCGCCGGCTTCCTTTTGGAAATCCGGCTGGACCCCTAGCGCCCTGTCCCAGAGGTGACCTGTCAGCCCACTTGGAGCTTGCCGGCAGCAGGGTTCCTTCTCTGCCGGGAACGAGCTTGCTCTCTGCACcgctcccctgcctgtgttctgtgTGCTTGATCTCTACATGCCCCGTCCCACCCTAGCAAGGCCTGTGCCCCAGATCCCTGGGCCCTGCCTGGGAGAACCGATGCCACATAAGTAGAGAGAGTCCCGTACGGGCGGAAACAAGTGGCCACGGGTCACTCTCGGGCAGCTCGTTTCTCTTTACCTCCACTGACCCCAGAGCCCTGTTTAAAGTCCTTTTGGTTTTCTGAGCCAGATTATGACGCTCAAGGAAGGGGATTCGGGAAGGACTGTCTCCCTCATGGGGTGGCCCCCGTCTGCATTTTTTCGTCCCTAGTTCGTGATGGACGCCGCTAACCCCACTCAGCTGTCTGCGTCCTGCGTGCAGCTCCTGGGTCTCCTTTCTGCAGAAGGACTCGCAGAGGCATCAGTCTTGATACTCTTCAATAAGATGTACGGGTCTGTCATCCTGGAGAGCGTTGGGGTGCCCCCATGAGGAGGTCCCTCGGAGCGTAGCCAGGAGGGTGGCTCATGGAGGGGGCGTTTAGCGGGGGTTGGGATGGGCCTGGGTAGCTCACCTGGACAGGGCGCTTCTTCTGCTCTAGTGATCTGCCCTGTTACATGACCGTGGAGGAGATGAAGTCCTTGATGAGGCTCCCAGACATCATTGCTTCCGCCAGGCAGAACGTCAGCACGGTGGAGATCAGCGCCCGCAGGGGCACTGGCTTGCCGGCAGTGCTGCGCTGGCTCCAGGACGCCCACAGAGCCGACGGCTGACCCGCTGCCAGGAGTAGCGCCACTGGCCGGCCCTGGGGAGGAGGCTGAGAACAGCTCTGCTTGGCCTCCGGCAATCTGTTCTTAAAGGGACAGGATGGCCCCACAGAAGCCTAGGGGATGGGCTTCTGGCCCGAGTTGTAGTGCTGTGTAAACGGAGGAACCCCGGTTCCAGAAACTCTAGACAGCTGGCCTCTGAAAGAGATCGTCCCCAGGGCTGGAAGGCGGACAGGGTGTCCTATGCCCGTGCTGGGCTGACGCTACCGGGGTGGATTCCCTTTCCCAGAGGTGTCTGGACTGCACAGCCCCACAGACACGGTCTCTTAATGTGGTACAGGCTGTACCTGCTGAGTCTGTGACAGACTGACAACACGACCCCCACTGTACGAGGCTGTCGTCAGGAAGATCTGAGTGTACAGTCAGAACGAGAATGGGTTTTCACTGGTTCATTTGCTCAGTGCATGGTCGGTCGTCGCGGAGGAGGGCCTAGTGGTCCTGCAGGTAGgcgagggtggggggcagctctGATAGGTCGTAAGAGGTCCTGGCAAGCTCATCCTAGTTCCCACCGAGGGGGCTTCAGGAAAGCAAGGGTATATTCATGTCGTGGGGCCTCCGtcacaaattgccacaaacttggtggcttaaaaccaccCAAATTTACACTCCCAGTCCTGGAGGTCAGACACTGATCgcaggttggttccttctggaggctctgaaggAGAATGTGTTCCTCGCTTCTCCTCTGGCCTCCAGCAGCTGCCGGCCGTTCTCCATATAACTCGGCTTGGGACTTGCAGACCTGGAatccctgcctctgtcttcatgtgCTCTTTTCTCCTTAGAGGGACACCGGTCACTGGATTTAGGGTCCAGTCTAAATCTAGGATGATCTTGAGATCCGTAGTTACATCTGTAAAGACTTTTTGGAAACAGTGTCGCGCCCCCTGCTGCCAGGGCTCCAGGGAGAGGTGCTGGGCCGCTGCGGTTGGTTGAGAAGCCCTCTCCTCCTGGGTGTGGTGGTGCGTTTTCTACCAATGGCTTTCTCTGTCCCAGCTGGCAGTGGAGGCCAGCTGGGCTGTGAAGGAGCCCCGTCGTGCAGAGCAGAGTGGTGACCTGGGCCCCACCAGGGCGAGGGCGGTCTCCAGTCGGCCGCATTACTGGGGGCAGGCGTGTTGTGTGCAGGGGGCTGCAGACAATACCTCAGAGGAGCTCTGGCAGAGACCGCCGGGCCGCCAGTCCCCCTGCCACCGCGTGGAAGCACTCCTCTTGGGGAAGGTCTGCTACTGCTGCGCGCTCCTGTCACTGCCCTCCGAGTCACACCACACAGCCACCGATGGCAGTGGCCTCCCCCACGCAGTCCTCGTGGATTTCAGTTTGGTACCCAGCCTAACTGGCCGTCTACCCCCCTTCAGACAACTTAAGCACAGCACACGCTCAGGAGACAAGCACCTGGCTCCACCTCTAGGGGTGACCCCAAGCTGGGGTCCATCTCTGATTTGGGCCTGGTGGCCTATGATAAAGCCAGCCTGGGCAGAGTTGGTGAGTTCTTGGGACACTGACAGGCCCGAGGTGACTGCACCCTGTGGTGAGCTAAACCTGGTTCTGAAAGGCAAACCTCCAGCCACAACCCATTTCCACCTTCTTGCTTTCATGCCACGCTTGGCAATAGGTCCAGGAGCATGGGTGTCTCTCAGGGACCATGTTCACTCCTGGCCTTGCCACCCTGCCCACGTCCTGGAATCCTAGCACGGGAAGGGTGCCAGGCACTGAGGGAGCGGCCTCGCTGCCCGCCTTACTGCCACCCGTGATCTGCTGCCACAGTGGAGCCAGTGCTGGGTACCCGATGTCGGGGACAAGGCCCATGCCGCACACAAACAGCCCTGAGACACTAGCCCTGCTCACAAACACCACTTCAACGcagaaagcttttgttttttgtttttaagattttgacagagatcccaagtaggcaaagaggtacgcagagagaggggagggttgGAGAAGcaaggctccccaccgagtagagagcctgatgcggggctcaatcccaggatcctgagaccatgacctgagccaaaggtagaagttttaacccagtgagccacccaggcaccccaactcagaaggttttaatttgaaaaaacccagaaaactacaaaacataaACAATGCAAACAGGGAAAAACAAAGGATCCCACAGAAGCACACTACCCCACATTCTGTAGGGGCACCCTGACCAAGCCTGAGATGGGGCTGTTCCCGAGCTGTTCAAGTCCGAAGAAGGGGACCAGTGCTGTCCTCACGAGGACGTGGGCAGTAGGACTCCCCTTTGCGTTCGACTGCCGAGAGGGCTCAGTGCCGTGCAGCTGAGCGCGCTGACAACATCTGGGCATTCCCTCCTTAGGTTCTGGTGGAAGGTTCAAACCTTGCCAGGCCCTGCTGTCGGCAGGAACCCCCCCATAGCCCTTTTAGCCATGGGAAGGTCCTAggccagggtcctgtccctgccctccagccGCTTCAGACCTGCTCTTCTTTCCCCAAAGGCCTTAAGAACACAAGCCCTGGCGGACCCACCTCGCGTGGGCGCTGTCCAGACTCCATACCCGGCGATACCTCGCTGCGTGGGTGGACTCCACCTGCCTCTGCAGGGACAAGGCACCAGGAGCGCGCCTCTCCGTGGCCTAGACGCCGACCCCGCCCTCCCCATCCCCGCTCCGGCCTGCAGCCCGGCCTGTGCTCCCAGCCGTCCTGTGCTGTTGAACCACACCGAGCTTTAATTGCGGATTCAGCCGATCGAGTCTGCAGTGTCTCCCGTGCACTGGCGCTGGATGACGGACTGTGGCATCATCCTCTCTCCCTAAAGCAGCCCTGGGGGAGCGGAGCCTAGACCTGTGTGTTCAGAACAAAGCTGCAATGAGTGATGCCAGGTGTGCCTGACTGGCTGCGTCCGTCCCAAACGGGTGCTGGCCACTCTATGGGCACTTGGGACAGATAATGCCCTGTGTGAGACAGCCCGGCAGAGAGTCACTCACAAAAAAGccatcttagggaaaaaaaatgaaaggccaAAGGCCCGAAACCCTCTTCTGCGCTGGAGAGCCAGCACCTGGGGGCGTGGGAGTGCCAGCGTGTGCTCCGGGCCATCCACCCATCCTCCCTGAGCCCGGGTGTGGAGGCCCTGCTCTCACCATCACAGACTCGTCCTGCCTTCTTCCCGGAAGTGAGGTGCGGGGAGCAGGCTGGCTGTGCTGAGCCCCGGCCGCCGCTGCTGCTTCAGTGCCCGGTAGGCCTGCACGGCccgctctctctcctccctgataATCCGTTGTCGGGCCAGCGACGTGCTCAGCGGCTGGGACACGCCGCCAGGGCTCAGAAGCCTCCTAAGCATCAGCGATTTCTTCCCAGGCTGAAGAACAGAGACGGAAGCTGAGGCTCAGTTCAGGAAGGAGGAGAGTAACAAAGGGCCCATGTTGGTCCAACGGCTGGATGCCCGGTGAGAACGTGGGACTCCGTGTGTAGCCCCTGGACCAGGCGGCCCTGGGGAACCCCCAGGGCCACTGCCCCCACTTACCTGGTCCCGGCCTGTGCTCGTCGCGGGCCGGGTGGTCAGCTCTGGGGGCTGCAGAGCAACCTCGCCAAACTTCACTGTgtctggaggggcagaggggcgaAACTGATGTCTCTGGCCGTCGTGGTCCCCACAGAGGCCCAGGTGCTCAGGGCCCACACGACGGCTCCTGGAAGACCTACCTCGGAGCAGCTCCTGCTCCAGCCTCTCTgctgccttctcttcccttcgCCGCCGGATTCTCTCCAGCCTCCGTTTCTGGAACCTGGGGAAGAAAGCACAACACCCTTCAGGTTCCGCAAGTCTcatctcacagaactcagaaggCGGAGGTTACCCCTGCCCAGGAGGGTGCCCCAAGCAGAGGCTGGCAGGCTGCTACCAAGTCCCCAGTCTGGTGACCTCCTCCCCCACAACCGTGCATGCAGAACCACAGGGCCCATTGGGTTCCAAGGCTGCGTTCTCGGGGGGCAATGGTGCCCCCCGAGCACCTCTGACAGTGTCTGGAGACACTCTGGGTTGTCACAACAGCCGTGGGGGTGGGTAGGAGTGCTCCTGGCATCTCGGATAGAGGCTAGAGGCCCAGCTGTCGTCCCACACCCTGTGCCGCACGGAATGGCCCTGCCGCTGACAGTCACTGGCCCCACATGTCGACTGGGCCGCTGCTTCTGAAGGGCCTCTCAGGGCAGCACTGTGTTTGAGAGACGGCTGTGGCTGTAGTGCGTGCTTCCACttttctgtgacttgctttttgtCACTTGGCCTGACCACAAGCACAGAGCGCTCAGAGGTGGGCAGCACCGTGGGGCTGCTGACCAGCTCCACCTGAAACTTCTGATGAAAGCTGGGACCCGCTCATCTCAAACACTGCAGTTGTGGCAAAAATGCCTCGAAAAGCCCTTGTTTGTTGAAAccacctccccgcccctgcccacAGGCCCAGGGAGGTGGCACAGGGCTTCCTTCCCAGACttctccagggctggggcaggggcgctACAGCTGGCGGTGGGCTCCTTCCTGGTGCCGGATGCCACCCTCAGGACCCCTGCAAGGACCTCATTAGGCCCCGGCTGGAGATGCCAGTTTCCCCCCTTTACAGATGAGGCCCGGAGCTGAATGGTCGCAGGACTTGGGTGTGCGGCACAGCTGAAGGCCTCAAACTTCTTTCAGGGCAACGATCCCAGTCGAGGTCCTCAGAGAGGTGGTGGCATCAGCCAGTCAGAAGCGGGGGGAACCCCAGAGCTGCGTGGGGTTCCCCAGGGGCCAGCAACCCCTCCTGAGGGACCACCAGCCTtgtctttttccccttctgttgCAACTAGCCAGGGTGGACAACAGGCCCTTGACCTCACCTGGCTCTTGGGCCCCCTTGATGCTTtcccagagaaagggaaagacGAAGATAGGCCTTCAGAGTTCCGTGGGCTCAGAGACTCCCTGAACCCCCAGGGTTGAAAAGCTCTGACGTAGAGAAAAACACTCAGCAACGGACCAAGTTTTCACTTCCGTGCTCCCCCTGAATCACGGGGTGGAGCTCCCCCAGCAAGGAAACACTGTCGCTGTAGAGAACGGTCACGGGCTGCTACCCCACCGCACTCACGCTTTCTTCTGCTCTGACTTCTCCTTCTTGGGAGCCGCCTGTGCCTCGGGCTGTCGCACCGCCTGGTTTTCGCTGAGAAAGAGCACGTGCTGGGCCTCCTGCTCCATTCGCTGGATGTAGGCCCTGTCAGACTCCCACTTCTTCTGCTTGAATTTGGGGACAGCGATGTCTGGCTCCGCTCCCTTTGCTTCCTTCTCCAATGTCTTCCTGAAGGCCACCTGGGCTGAGGACAAAAGGAGAGGTCAGGGGTGCGGTGCCAGGCTGGCGGCTCAGTTCCCTGCCCGGGGCCATAGGGAAGGAAGACCAGACTCAAGTCAGGGCAGCCCAATGACAGCCGCTGAACGTTCACAATGCCCAGCCCAGGCACCCGTGTGGGTGGGAGCCCCCCAGCCCACCGCTGCACATCACAGATGTCCACCATGGCTCGgccaagaaagaaaatagagaagaatcTAAATGTTATTTAATCACCCACGGAGGACTGCTGACTACTCTATGTCCATGGGAAGATTTCACGGCGCAAACCCAGGACATTAAGCACGGCACAGAACGAACGTGTAGCGTTCTCATCGTAAGTATGTGAAAGTGAACAGGATGTTCCTCTCGGGCAGGCACGGCAGAACACGAAGGCGGAAGAGGAGGatccagagacagggagagaggctaTACCGCGCCTCATACCTTCCACCATTTGCTTCACCACGGCTGTGAGTTTGTCTTAAACATCCAAAAGCAAGAGCCAGCCCAGTAATGCACAGTTCAAACCGGGGCCAGTGTGCACCCTCTCCTCTCACTTTCCCTGCCTCTTTCTGTCGCTATGTCTTCGGCGGTCGTATAACCCCCAAAGAAAAGCGTGAGGGttacaaagaaattataaaacttgtATTTGGGAAGACAAATGTATATACACGAAACACCAACATGCCGGACTCCCTTCCCCCAAATGACCCAACTGTTATCTCTGGCACAGGCTGACCGGTGGGCACCCAACCTGGCCTCTGGGTGAGGGGTTGGAAAGGTGAGCTGTTCcggggcaggtgtggggggggtgtctgATCAAGTCCCTCCTTAACCTCCAGAAAACATCCACTTCTCTCCCCCAGTTTCTGCACTCCCGTCCAAGAAACGGCCGTTTCTCACTTGCAAGACCTGGCCGGCCCTGTCCGCTCCTCAAATCGTCACACAGGGATCTTTCCTCAAAGTCAGTCTGAACCCaccatcccttctgatggagctCCATGGCTTGGGAGGGGAACCAACAATGCTCACAGGAGGCCCTGAAACCACACTGCATCTGCCAGCCCCTCGGTGGCCCCGGTGACACCAGGCTTGGTCAGCGCTCCACAGCTCCCGCACCTTCAGACCACTGGGCGCGGGTGGATCGCTGCTGTCCAGAGGCCATTCAACACTTCGGCATCTCAGCGGACTGGGGCGCCCCGAGCTGCGCCGCCTCCCGGACGAGCGTGCGGTTAccttgtctcctcctctctctgttacTGACGCGACTTCCCATCTCCTGGCGGCTCCTCATGATCTCTCGCAGCCGGAAGGGGATTTCCTGCTCATCCTGGTTCTGGGGCTTGCAATTCACCTGCTTCTTTTCTCTGCTGGGAGCGAGAACAGGAGGGTGAGACGCGCCCCTGGCTCGGCCGAAGCAGAACCCGAGACACCGCAGCTGGGCCTGGAAAGCGAACCTGGGGGGCCGGCCTGGCTGCCGGGGCCAGGCGAGGGAGCATCCTCCCCGGAGACCGCCCGAGCTGGGCTCTCGCAGGACGGTGGGGTGAGGGGCGCTCCCGGAGCCGCAGGAGGGCAGGGACCGCACCCCGGAAGGGGGCCAGTGCCACGCCGGGGGGACCCTCGCGCCTCCGCTCACCAGGCGATCCTCCCACGCCGCCAGGCCGGACGGAGCGGGGGGCCAGG includes the following:
- the ARL16 gene encoding ADP-ribosylation factor-like protein 16 isoform X2; the protein is MCLLLGPSGVGKTLLVKRLLKLSSGDGKGDLGDPPPTRPTVGTDLTDIVVPRRITVRELGGCMGPIWPSYYGSCRCLLFVMDAANPTQLSASCVQLLGLLSAEGLAEASVLILFNKIDLPCYMTVEEMKSLMRLPDIIASARQNVSTVEISARRGTGLPAVLRWLQDAHRADG
- the CCDC137 gene encoding LOW QUALITY PROTEIN: coiled-coil domain-containing protein 137 (The sequence of the model RefSeq protein was modified relative to this genomic sequence to represent the inferred CDS: inserted 1 base in 1 codon; deleted 2 bases in 1 codon) — translated: MARLGRRGAVPVAPAVLGGPGRPRGRQQQVRGTPRSAPCPGPRSREKKQVNCKPQNQDEQEIPFRLREIMRSRQEMGSRVSNRERRRQAQVAFRKTLEKEAKGAEPDIAVPKFKQKKWESDRAYIQRMEQEAQHVLFLSENQAVRQPEAQAAPKKEKSEQKKAFQKRRLERIRRRREEKAAERLEQELLRDTVKFGEVALQPPELTTRPATSTGRDQPGKKSLMLRRLLSPGGVSQPLSTSLARQRIIREERERAVQAYRALKQQRRPGXQHSQPAPRTSLPGRAGRVCDGLGSAPPGLL
- the ARL16 gene encoding ADP-ribosylation factor-like protein 16 isoform X1, yielding MCLLLGPSGVGKTLLVKRLLKLSSGDGKGDLGDPPPTRPTVGTDLTDIVVPRRITVRELGGCMGPIWPSYYGSCRCLLFVMDAANPTQLSASCVQLLGLLSAEGLAEASVLILFNKMYGDLPCYMTVEEMKSLMRLPDIIASARQNVSTVEISARRGTGLPAVLRWLQDAHRADG